Proteins encoded within one genomic window of Panicum virgatum strain AP13 chromosome 1N, P.virgatum_v5, whole genome shotgun sequence:
- the LOC120656535 gene encoding uncharacterized protein At2g24330-like, translating to MASSSAADEVAPAPAEAEAAEAKGKGKRGGVLGRMWRALFGGREDFEKRLQYLSKEEAAVHARMRRRTQFSRRAVRNLIVLSVLAEVVAVVYAIMMTRDEDLSWQMRAIRVLPMFVLPAVSSVIYSTVVSFTRMLERKDQKTLEKLRAERKAKIDELKERTNYYLTQQLIQKYDLDPAAKAAAASVLASKLGEETGLKLHVGEEPKLDAAVARSNDVEILPSDGLRNRKQPNARGSRTGSPSAAHTPAQGTESSPTASAGLETAPAPMVVEHHQGTGANDGGWIAKIAALLVGEDPSQSYALICGNCHMHNGLARKEDYPHVTYYCPHCHALNTSKQSMGQYSGSNSGRSTPAVPADGLSVSSSVQEGVLSNLTTLQELPKEGNVEKQETEAS from the exons ATGGCCTCGTCCTCGGCGGCGGACGAGGTGGCGCCGGCCccggccgaggccgaggcggcggaggccaaggggaaggggaagcggGGCGGGGTGCTGGGGCGGATGTGGCGGGCGCTCTTCGGCGGCCGCGAGGACTTCGAGAAGCGCCTGCAGTACCTGTccaaggaggaggccgccgtgcACGCGCGGATGCGCAGGCGGACGCAGTTCTCGCGCCGCGCCGTGCGCAACCTCATCGTCCTCTCCGTCCTCGCCGAG GTGGTGGCTGTTGTATATGCTATCATGATGACAAGAGATGAGGATCTAAGTTGGCAAATGAGGGCAATTCGGGTGCTGCCTATGTTTGTTCTTCCAGCTGTATCCTCTGTGATATATTCAACAGTTGTAAGCTTCACAAGGATGC TTGAGCGAAAAGACCAGAAGACCCTTGAAAAGTTGAGGGCTGAGAGGAAAGCCAAGATTGATGAGCTTAAAGAGAGAACAAATTATTATCTTACCCAGCAGCTTATTCAG AAATATGATCTTGATCCAGCTGCAAAGGCCGCGGCAGCTTCAGTTTTGGCATCAAAGCTTGGGGAGGAGACTGGTTTAAAACTTCATGTTGGTGAAGAACCAAAGTTGGATGCAGCAGTGGCTAGAAGCAACGATGTTGAGATACTGCCATCCGATGGTTTGAGAAACAGGAAGCAACCCAATGCAAGAGGAAGCAGGACTGGGAGCCCCTCTGCTGCTCATACCCCAGCACAAGGAACTGAATCCAGTCCAACTGCGAGTGCTGGTTTGGAAACTGCACCAGCTCCAATGGTGGTAGAACACCATCAAGGTACAGGGGCCAATGATGGCGGATGGATTGCAAAAATTGCTGCCTTGCTTGTGGGGGAGGACCCATCACAGTCGTATGCTTTGATATGTGGCAACTGTCATATGCATAATG GCTTGGCACGGAAGGAAGATTACCCACACGTAACATACTACTGCCCACATTGTCATGCATTGAACACATCAAAGCAATCCATGGGCCAATACTCAGGCTCCAACTCAGGCCGGTCGACCCCAGCTGTTCCTGCTGATGGACTGTCTGTTTCCAGTTCAGTACAGGAGGGTGTGTTGAGTAACCTGACCACATTGCAGGAGCTGCCAAAGGAAGGAAATGTGGAGAAGCAAGAAACAGAGGCAAGTTGA